From Woronichinia naegeliana WA131, the proteins below share one genomic window:
- a CDS encoding ISL3 family transposase — MVYLKVPRRKFYCKDCQRFFTENLEFMEARRKYTVRYEEYIYGRVNVSSVEQVGREESLSWDQVNGIYQRQCEAKKKDWQGVKHLGMDEIAKRKGHQNFVTVLGDIEKGELIEVIDSHQQDKIIEVLMEKELEVREGVEQVSVDMWGGFPKVIEKVFPNAVIVTDRFHVMKALNEELNKIRKQTKLNVKIKGEKWLLLKNKEDLKEEELEKLELVLKQSARLRKAYEYKESFREIYEKVNDKEEGRLKFTEWLENAKSIYTDVIRACRKKAETLTEKR; from the coding sequence ATGGTATATCTGAAAGTCCCTCGTCGTAAATTTTACTGTAAAGATTGTCAAAGGTTTTTTACAGAAAATCTAGAATTTATGGAAGCCCGTAGGAAATACACAGTGAGGTATGAAGAATATATTTATGGACGAGTAAATGTGAGCAGTGTGGAACAAGTAGGTAGAGAGGAATCTCTATCATGGGATCAAGTGAATGGAATTTACCAACGTCAATGTGAAGCTAAAAAAAAAGATTGGCAAGGAGTAAAACACCTCGGGATGGATGAAATAGCGAAACGAAAAGGTCATCAGAATTTTGTAACAGTGTTAGGAGATATAGAGAAAGGAGAATTAATAGAAGTGATAGATAGTCATCAACAAGATAAAATCATCGAAGTGCTGATGGAGAAAGAATTAGAGGTGAGGGAAGGAGTAGAACAAGTGAGTGTAGATATGTGGGGAGGATTTCCTAAAGTAATAGAAAAAGTATTTCCGAATGCAGTAATTGTAACAGATAGATTTCATGTAATGAAGGCGTTGAATGAAGAATTGAATAAAATCCGTAAACAGACAAAATTGAATGTAAAAATCAAGGGAGAAAAGTGGCTATTATTAAAAAATAAAGAAGACCTAAAAGAGGAAGAGTTAGAAAAACTAGAATTGGTGTTAAAGCAATCTGCTCGTTTGCGTAAAGCGTATGAATATAAAGAGTCATTTAGAGAGATATATGAAAAAGTAAATGATAAGGAAGAAGGAAGATTAAAATTTACAGAATGGTTAGAGAATGCAAAGAGCATTTATACAGATGTAATTAGGGCTTGCCGAAAAAAAGCTGAAACTCTTACGG